In the genome of Helicovermis profundi, the window TCCATAAAAAAACAGGAATCCAACCAAAAATTGATGCAACGATAGGACCAACGATAGGACCAGCACCTGCAATTGATGCAAAGTGATGACCAAGTAAAACAGGTGCAGGAGCAGGAACGTAGTCAACACCATCTGACATAGTGTGTGCTGGAGTTTTCCTACTTGGGTCAATACCCCATTTTTTAGCAAGCCATGCCCCATAAGTTAGGTATGCAATAAATAAAACTATTATTGCAATGGCTATAAGTGTTAATGAACTCATAAGTAAATCCTCCTTTAATATTTTGCCGATAGTAAAAAAAATCATAATTGCGAAATTCGGCATTTATTTAATCTTATTGCTAAGAAAAAATCAATTAACTTTTGTCGGTGAATAGTAACTAATTACTTTAGTAGATTTTTTACTTCCTATTATTTTTTTTTCAGACAAATTGATAGCGATAATTCTAATATCTACCCAACCGTTTAGTCCAAGCTTAAAAGACTTTTGAAAATTAAATTTCTCAATTTTTTTTATTAATTCCTTTTCAATACTGTTATCATAAAGGATAACTCCTGTTATCGTACTTGACATATGTTCATGATTTGGAGTGATTAATGAATTAATATGATTAGCCAATTCTTCTGTGAAGCTTTTAAAATTTTTATTTGTTAAATTTTCAATCTCTTTAAAAAAAACGTACTCCTTATTTTCTATTGCATAAATTGTTGCAGATTTTAGGCCGATATACCTTTCATTTCTTTCATAGTATTTACAAAATAAGGAATATGAGTTTTCATTAATTGAATGATTTTCATAAATATCGTAATTTCCAGAAAGTTTTTTTTTCATATTATTTAAATAAATTGATTTATCCATTTCTTCACCTCGCTAGGTTTTTAGGTAATGGTAGACTTTATATAGTGATTTGTTCATAAAATATTTACAATTTAATTATAATTAAAAAATATTAAAAACTAATAAAATATACTTGTAATGCATAAATAATATCTTTAAATGCATTTATTCAATTTAAATTGCATAAAAAAAAGACCAATATTAAATATTGGTCTACTAGGTAAGTCTTATGAAGTTATTTTGGGATTGATACGATTTTAAGATTAATAATACCATTTGGAGTTTCGCATGGAACAGTATCTCCAATTTTTTTCCCTAAAAGAGCAGTGCCTATAGGTGATTCATAGGAAATTTTACCATCGAATGGATCACTTTCTATAGGAGAGACTATTTTAACTATTTCTTTTTCATCGTCTTCTATATACAAAATTTCAATGCGTTCGTTGAGTTGAACTGTTTCATGATCGTCAGTATTTTCTTCAACCAGCTTATAGTTACTTAAAGTTGATTTAACTTTAAGAATTTCTGTTTCATTGAGTGATTGAGCTTCTCTAGCAGCATGGTATTCAGCGTTCTCTGACAAATCTCCAAAGCCTCTAGCTTTTTTTATTTCTTCACTAATTTCTTTTCTTTTTTTTATTAAATTATCATACTTATTTTCAACTTTTTCTAGTGCAGATTTTGTTAATAAAATTTGATTCATAGTTACAACTCCTTATATTTTTATTTCATTTCATATCATTTTGCATATAAATATATTATCTTATAAAATGCTTATAAATTCAATACTTTTTAGCGAAAAAAAATAATTAATTTGAAATATTTATAGAATTTATATAAGTTAAAAAAACTAAAATATATTGAAATAATAGTTTAATAAGTTTATAATTGAATAAAAAACAGTTAAAAAATCTATCGAGGTGGACAAAATGAATTTAAATGAGCTTGTAAATAGAAACAAAGAATATACTAAACATGGAAATGTTGCAAATTATATACCAGAATTATCTAAAGCAAATCCAAATTGTTTAGGAGTTGCTGTTGCAAAGTGTGGAGAAAGTGTTATAGCTGCCGGAGATTCAAATATTAAATTTACCATTCAATCTATCTCTAAACCTCTAATATTAATTATGGCGCTTCTTGATTATGGAGAAGAAATTGTATTTTCTAAAGTTGGAAAAGAGCCAACTGGGGATTCTTTTAATTCAATTAGAAGGCTTGAAACAATAAATGAATTTACTAAACCTTATAATCCTATGATTAATGCAGGTGCAATAGCGATATCATCATTAATTAAAGGAAAAAGTAATAATGAAAAAATTGAAAGAATTTTGAATTTTATAAGAAAACTCTCTAATAATAATGATATTAAAATTAATATGGATGTTTATTTATCTGAGAAAAGGACTGGTAATAAGAATAGAGCGATGGCATACTTTTTAAAAGATATAGGAATACTCGAGGGAGATGTTGAAGAAATTTTAGATTTATACTTTATGCATTGTTCAATTGAAGCAGATATTATTGATTTAGCTAATATTGCAAGAGTGCTAGCGTGCGCTGGAAAAGATCCGCTCACTAATGAAGTAATTATTCCGAGAAGAATTGTTCAAATTGTAAATACATTAATGACTACGTGTGGTATGTATGATGAATCAGGTGAATTTGCAGTAAATGTTGGTCTGCCAAGTAAAAGTGGTGTAGGTGGAGGAATTATGACAGTAGTTCCAGGTAAGATGGGTATAGCTGTATATGCACCTGCATTAGATAAGAAAGGAAATAGTGTTGCTGGCGTAAAACTTCTTGAAGATATATCGAATGAATACAATTTAAGTATATACTAAATATTATATAACTAAAATTAATTTTGTAATATGAAAATGATGATTTTTATACTATAATAGTATTATAATAAAAAGCTATTGATAGCGTAATATCGAGGAGAGAATATGTCGAATAATATTGGAGAAAAAATAAAGGAATTAAGATCTGCAAAAAAGATGACTTTGAAAGATTTAAGTGAAATGACAGATCTTTCTATTGGATTTTTATCACAAGTTGAAAGAGGTCTTACAGCACTTGCTATTACATCACTCGAGAAAATTGCTAGGGCGCTTGAAGTTGATTTGTCATATTTTTTTCCTATTAAAAAGAAAAGTTCTGACCTTGTAGTTAGGTCATATGAGAGAGAACTTTTTCAAATAGAGAATGGTCAATTTTTACACTACCATTTATCTAATGATTTTGAAAATAAAGATTTACTTCCAAGGGTTATTGAACTATTACCTAATCCAGATGATAATAGAACTCTAGATCAATATCAGCACGAAGGCGAAGAATTTATTTATGTTTTAGAAGGCATATTTACTCTTATAATAAATGGAGAAAAATATGAACTATTTCCAGGTGATACTGCACATTTTGATTCAAATAATATTCATAATTGGGCAAATTTCACTTCAAAAACAACTAAAGTAATTGTTGTAAATACTCCAAATGGATTTAAAGAACATTAATACTTAAAAAGACAATTATTGTCTTTTTTTAGTATATACCGATTTCTAGTATTACATTAGATCACTTAAGTTTAGAAATTCGTTTATAAGAAGTATGTAATATTGGAGGTGAAGAAAATTGCGAAAATTATGTTTTATTGTTTTAATATTTCTAGTATTTATATTTACAGCATGTGAAGCAAAAACTTTAAATACTTCTAATGAAGATATTGTTGCTGATAATTATAGTGAAACATTAGATGCTTTTCTTCCTGAAGCGCCTTTTTCGTGGACTTATAAGGGCAATAATAATTATATTCAAGTTATGTCTATTATGAAGATTTTTGACACTAATAGTACAAAAGTTTATAAAGTAAGCGGAGAGGTTATGGATGTAACAAAGGGTTCAAATAGAAGAAACTTTAATATTAATTTAACCTATACTGTTACATATAATAAATTAATTCAAGATAAAATTGAAGAAGTTATGTTAGATTCTGAATTCAACAAATTAACTTTACTAAAATTACCTTTAGAAACTGGAAATTCTTGGGTGGAATCTGTGTATGATTTAGAAGGCAATAAGGAGCAGTTAAATTCTAAAATTGTTAAAATTGAAGGAGAATCTCCTAATAGAATTATTACTGTAGAGTATAAAATTGATAAGAAAAAGTATTTAGAAACAAGAAAAATTAGAGAAAATGTTGGAGTTATAGAGTTTAATAAGAAGGTTAATTTTGATAATGAACAATTTGTTTTGGGATATAAATTAGAAAAATTCACCAGAGGCTTAAAATTTGAAAATACTAATGTTAATGATATTAAGAATGTAAATTCCAAAACAACTGATACCGATGCTATAAATAATAAAAAAGAAAACACTACACAAGTAGTCAAGGAAACTAAAAACAAAGAAAATACGAGTGATTTTGTCGAAAAAGAGAAAGTCAGCAAATTGATAATTGATTTTGATACTGCATGGATTAGATACATTAATAATTCTGATAAAAGTGTTTTTGATTATCTGTATTCTTCTGGTAAAGCTTATTCAATTATTCAAAATTATAAAAATGTAGAATTTACAGAAAAGTTTTTAAAAATAAACGTTGATAAAGTTGAAATAGATGGAAATAATGCAAAAGCATATGTATATGAGAAACTTGAAAAAAATACGAGCGGAAAAATTAAAGTTTATGAATATAATTGGATTTATATTTTAAAAAAAATTAATAATGTATGGCAAATTGACTATTATGTAAAAAATAAAGATTAATATCTATTTAAAAATTGCTAAATTTAGATAGGTTGGTTTTATTCATTGAATCAGAAGGAGGTAGGATTATGTTAAAGGAAAGAATTGTTGAAATACAAAAAGAATATTTTTATAAGGATGTTACGAAAGATATTAATTTTAGAATTGAACAACTCAGTAATTTAAAAAATGCGATTAAAAAGCACGAAGATGAATTAATTAAAGCTTTATTTATTGATTTAAATAAGTCTGAATTTGAATCATATGCAACTGAAATTGGTCTGTTATATGAAGAAATTGAATACTTTATTAAAAATATAAGAAAAATTAGCAAAGTAAAAAAAGTTAAAACTTCAAAAGTTCATTATCCTTCTGATAGTTATATTATGTATGAACCAAAGGGTGTTGTCTATATTATTAGTCCTTGGAACTATCCTGTACAACTTTTATTAATGCCACTAATTGGATCTATTGCTGCAGGTAATTGCAATGTTCTAAAACCAAGTGAAAAAACACCGCATGTTGCAGATGTGCTTGAAAAAATTATTAATAATTATTTTAAAAATGAATATATTTATCTTGTACGCGGTGATAGAGAATTATCAAATACTCTTTTAAGAAAGTCATTTGACCATATATTCTTTACAGGAAGTCAGTCAGTTGGAAAGCATGTTATGAAATTGGCTTCTGAGAATTTAGTTCCACTTACCTTAGAACTTGGTGGTAAGAGTCCGTGTATTGTTGATGAAACAGCCAATATTCAAATTGCTGCAAAGAGAATAGTGTGGGGAAAAACTTTGAATGCAGGACAAACCTGCGTTGCTCCTGATTATGTGTATGTTCATAAATCAGTAAAATCAAAATTAATAGAAGAAATTAGTAATTTTACCTTAAAAATATTTGGTAACGATATGACTCAAAATTCTGAGTATCCTAAAATAGTTAATGATAGCCATTTTGATAGATTGATTAATTTATTGGAGGAAGGAAGAATTTTATTCGGTGGTAATTATAATAAAGATAATCTTAAAATTGGATTCACATTAATTGATAAAGTAGATTGGAATAGTAGTATTATGGATTCTGAGGTGTTTGGGCCCTTGCTTCCAATTATAGAATATGAAGATATTAATAAAATTATAGAAAATCTTAAAAGAAAAGATTCTCCACTTGCACTTTATTTATTTACCAACTCTAAATTACATGAAGATTTTGTATTAGATTCTTTGAGTTTTGGAGGAGGTTGTATAAACGATACTGTTTCACATGTTTCGAACAACAACCTACCTTTTGGTGGGGTAGGGAAAAGTGGTATGGGAAAATATCATGGTCAAAGCACCTTTTATGCACTTAGTAATGAAAAGATAATTATGAAAAAATCTACAAAAATTGATCCTAGTTTAAAATATCATCCATACACTAATAACAAAATTAAAATATTAAGAAAACTAATAAAGTGATTTATATAAATAAATAAAAATACCCTATTGGCTAGACTTTTTTAATTGTCTATTCTATAGGGTATTTTTATAGAATTATTTTGTCTTGGAATTTTTAGGTTCTAAATTTTTAAGGTTTACATATCCGTCGTAATTTACGGAGTTTCTCCCGTGTTCTTTTGATAAATACAAGCCTTTATCAGCGACATCTAGTAGTTCTTTAAAAGTTTTACCATCCCAAGGATAAATGCTTGCGCCGACAGAAATTGTAAAGTTTGGATTTGTTGTTTCTGATACTTTTTCTCTAAAGCGGTTTGCAACAAGTAATCCGGTTTTTAAATCTTGGTTAGGTAGCACAATAATAAATTCATCTCCACCATAACGACCTAAAAAGTCAATTTCTCTAAGATTTTGTTTGGCGATAGTAGCGACAAGTTTTAAACATACATCACCTTGGATATGCCCATAAGTATCGTTAACATGTTTGAATTTGTCTATATCAAACATTAAAAAAACAAATTTCTCTGTATTTTTAGACATAGTTAGTAAATCAATTGCATTTACAATAGCCTTTCTTGTTAAAGCCTTAGTAAGATGATCAAGTTTATTTACCTCAGCCATATGGTCTTTAATTCTTTCAACATGAAATGTTCTAGTTTTAGCTGCTTTTTGTACTTCAAAATGAAAGTCGGTTTCTATTTTCTTGAATTTTGATTCATAATTATTAATATATAAAATACTTAAGAGTTTATTAGTTTTTATTTCTAAATAAATAAAAATATATAGTAAAATATAAGAAAGAAAAATTAAATTATGAAATTGTAATGTACTAGAAATTATAATTGCTATTAGCGGAAGAAAAATTTTATATGAATTTTTTATATTTTTATTTTTTGAATTAAGAACAAAATAACCAATAATAAAAATGATACTTATAGAAGTATATATAATATTTCCTGCTACTTGTTGAAAAAGCATATTATAAACTGGATTAATTAGTATTAAAACACCAATAACAATATTAATAAATACAAAATTTTTAACTATAATATCCTTTTTAAATAAAATTATTATAATTTTTAGTATTATTGTTAAAGTAATCGCGATTGGGAGTATATCATAGTAGTTGACATCGGTGTGTAAAACCGGTAAAAAAGAAATAATAAGCAGTGCAGGAACATAGGAAACGGCACATAATTGTTCTTTATTTGGTAGTTTGAATAGTGATAAGGCTGAAAAAATATTATAGGAAATAACAATAATAAAAAATTGATTTAAAATTGATGTAATATTAAATTCCATTTGTTCACCTCTCTCTTTTTTATTAAATTATAACATAATTATTTAGAATAAATAAGATTAACTATTATTGTTAAAAAATCTTTACAATTTTAATTAGTTAATATATAATATGTTCATTAAAAGCAATGAAGAGAAGAGTAACTTTAAATTTATTTTAAGAGAGTTAGGGAAAGGTGTGAGCCTAATAATAATTTTACTGTGAAGAACATCTTGGAGTTCCTAGTCGAAATAGTAGTAGGCTTTGGCGTTTTCTACACGTTATAGTAGTTCTTAGTAATTCTGAGAGTGAGAGGTCTTTAGACAAATTGGGTGGTACCGCGAATTTTTCGTCCCAAATAGTATAAAGGGCTTTTTTTTTATACCTATTAACACATTTATCCGATGCCTTAGAGTTCTAATACCCCCTACTTCTTAAAAAAGTGTGGGATAAAGAACTCTAAAAAGGCCCTGGATTATGTTTTCTAAGATTCAGTGGGAGTAAAAACCCCCTCTGAATCCAAGAAATTCATTTATTTGCTAATTATTTAGAAGGAGGAATTATGAAAAACACTTTATTAAAAGATATATTTGCGAGTCCTAGTGACTATAGTGAAAAAGAAATTGAGGTTTCTGGTTGGATTAGAACAATAAGAGCGTCTAAAAATTTTGGATTTATTGAATTAAATGATGGTACGTTTTTTAATAGTATTCAAATAGTTTTTGAAGAAAATCTTTCGAATTTTAAAGAAGTTGCAAAATATCCTATATCAACTTCAATTATTGTCAAAGGAAGATTAGTTCTTACACCAGGTAGCAAGCAACCTTTTGAGCTTAAAGCCGCTGAAATTGTTTTGGAAGGACTTTCTTTATCAAGCTATCCACTTCAAAAGAAAAGACATACATTTGAATATTTAAGAACTATTGCTCACTTAAGACCTAGAAGTAATACTTTTTCGGCAGTGTTTAGAGTTAGATCGGTTGCAGCACACGCAATTCATTCTTTTTTTCAAGATAGACGTTTTGTGTATACACATACTCCAATAATTACAGGTAGCGATTGCGAAGGTGCAGGCGAAATGTTCAGAGTAACAACTCAGGATCTTTACAATATTCCAAAAGACGAAAATGGTAAAATTGATAACTCTTTTGATTTTTTTGGAAAAGAGACAAATCTTACAGTAAGTGGTCAATTAGAAGCAGAGACATTTGCCCTTGCTTTTAGAAATGTATATACTTTTGGTCCCACTTTTAGGGCTGAAAATTCTAATACAGGTAGACATGCTGCTGAATTTTGGATGGTTGAACCTGAAATATCATTTGCAGATTTAAATGATGATATGGATTTGGCTGAAGATATGATTAAATATGTTATTAAATATGTTAT includes:
- the greA gene encoding transcription elongation factor GreA, with the protein product MNQILLTKSALEKVENKYDNLIKKRKEISEEIKKARGFGDLSENAEYHAAREAQSLNETEILKVKSTLSNYKLVEENTDDHETVQLNERIEILYIEDDEKEIVKIVSPIESDPFDGKISYESPIGTALLGKKIGDTVPCETPNGIINLKIVSIPK
- the glsA gene encoding glutaminase A — translated: MNLNELVNRNKEYTKHGNVANYIPELSKANPNCLGVAVAKCGESVIAAGDSNIKFTIQSISKPLILIMALLDYGEEIVFSKVGKEPTGDSFNSIRRLETINEFTKPYNPMINAGAIAISSLIKGKSNNEKIERILNFIRKLSNNNDIKINMDVYLSEKRTGNKNRAMAYFLKDIGILEGDVEEILDLYFMHCSIEADIIDLANIARVLACAGKDPLTNEVIIPRRIVQIVNTLMTTCGMYDESGEFAVNVGLPSKSGVGGGIMTVVPGKMGIAVYAPALDKKGNSVAGVKLLEDISNEYNLSIY
- a CDS encoding helix-turn-helix domain-containing protein — translated: MSNNIGEKIKELRSAKKMTLKDLSEMTDLSIGFLSQVERGLTALAITSLEKIARALEVDLSYFFPIKKKSSDLVVRSYERELFQIENGQFLHYHLSNDFENKDLLPRVIELLPNPDDNRTLDQYQHEGEEFIYVLEGIFTLIINGEKYELFPGDTAHFDSNNIHNWANFTSKTTKVIVVNTPNGFKEH
- a CDS encoding nuclear transport factor 2 family protein is translated as MRKLCFIVLIFLVFIFTACEAKTLNTSNEDIVADNYSETLDAFLPEAPFSWTYKGNNNYIQVMSIMKIFDTNSTKVYKVSGEVMDVTKGSNRRNFNINLTYTVTYNKLIQDKIEEVMLDSEFNKLTLLKLPLETGNSWVESVYDLEGNKEQLNSKIVKIEGESPNRIITVEYKIDKKKYLETRKIRENVGVIEFNKKVNFDNEQFVLGYKLEKFTRGLKFENTNVNDIKNVNSKTTDTDAINNKKENTTQVVKETKNKENTSDFVEKEKVSKLIIDFDTAWIRYINNSDKSVFDYLYSSGKAYSIIQNYKNVEFTEKFLKINVDKVEIDGNNAKAYVYEKLEKNTSGKIKVYEYNWIYILKKINNVWQIDYYVKNKD
- a CDS encoding aldehyde dehydrogenase yields the protein MLKERIVEIQKEYFYKDVTKDINFRIEQLSNLKNAIKKHEDELIKALFIDLNKSEFESYATEIGLLYEEIEYFIKNIRKISKVKKVKTSKVHYPSDSYIMYEPKGVVYIISPWNYPVQLLLMPLIGSIAAGNCNVLKPSEKTPHVADVLEKIINNYFKNEYIYLVRGDRELSNTLLRKSFDHIFFTGSQSVGKHVMKLASENLVPLTLELGGKSPCIVDETANIQIAAKRIVWGKTLNAGQTCVAPDYVYVHKSVKSKLIEEISNFTLKIFGNDMTQNSEYPKIVNDSHFDRLINLLEEGRILFGGNYNKDNLKIGFTLIDKVDWNSSIMDSEVFGPLLPIIEYEDINKIIENLKRKDSPLALYLFTNSKLHEDFVLDSLSFGGGCINDTVSHVSNNNLPFGGVGKSGMGKYHGQSTFYALSNEKIIMKKSTKIDPSLKYHPYTNNKIKILRKLIK
- a CDS encoding GGDEF domain-containing protein, translated to MEFNITSILNQFFIIVISYNIFSALSLFKLPNKEQLCAVSYVPALLIISFLPVLHTDVNYYDILPIAITLTIILKIIIILFKKDIIVKNFVFINIVIGVLILINPVYNMLFQQVAGNIIYTSISIIFIIGYFVLNSKNKNIKNSYKIFLPLIAIIISSTLQFHNLIFLSYILLYIFIYLEIKTNKLLSILYINNYESKFKKIETDFHFEVQKAAKTRTFHVERIKDHMAEVNKLDHLTKALTRKAIVNAIDLLTMSKNTEKFVFLMFDIDKFKHVNDTYGHIQGDVCLKLVATIAKQNLREIDFLGRYGGDEFIIVLPNQDLKTGLLVANRFREKVSETTNPNFTISVGASIYPWDGKTFKELLDVADKGLYLSKEHGRNSVNYDGYVNLKNLEPKNSKTK
- the asnS gene encoding asparagine--tRNA ligase gives rise to the protein MKNTLLKDIFASPSDYSEKEIEVSGWIRTIRASKNFGFIELNDGTFFNSIQIVFEENLSNFKEVAKYPISTSIIVKGRLVLTPGSKQPFELKAAEIVLEGLSLSSYPLQKKRHTFEYLRTIAHLRPRSNTFSAVFRVRSVAAHAIHSFFQDRRFVYTHTPIITGSDCEGAGEMFRVTTQDLYNIPKDENGKIDNSFDFFGKETNLTVSGQLEAETFALAFRNVYTFGPTFRAENSNTGRHAAEFWMVEPEISFADLNDDMDLAEDMIKYVIKYVMDKCPEEINFFNARIDKGLIERLNNVISSDFARVTYTEAVELLQKSDKKFEYPVFWGCDLQTEHERYITEEIYNKPVFLTDYPKEIKAFYMRVNDDNKTVAAMDMLVPGIGELIGGSQREERLDVLEARIEEMGLNKDDYWWYLDLRKFGGVHHAGFGLGFERAIMYLTGMTNIRDVVPFPRTVKNAEF